A stretch of Synechococcus sp. MIT S9220 DNA encodes these proteins:
- a CDS encoding tetratricopeptide repeat protein, translated as MITMLTGTLGALNAAPARALTPYVYTPSAQELEGAGVGIGRTAAQLLRLGQPEEAASLAALAVRLQPNDERLWSVLAEAQLRSDQLKAAAGSLAKAKALKPGKAGLWFAEASIALRDERPDDAISLLDEGLRLDPKNAGAYFDLGNARVMQSDLRQALKAFEQATTIKPSFWEALNNQALVLFEMGNTPEAIKRWRSVLSIKRNPEPMLALAAALNQQNPGDTESLELARKALAEDPNYVLPGHQENQLWGSKLRQATDVLLTTPSLRGVVERAEANADPKSAE; from the coding sequence ATGATCACGATGCTGACGGGAACGCTTGGTGCTCTCAACGCTGCACCAGCGAGGGCTCTGACCCCATACGTCTACACACCCAGCGCCCAGGAGCTGGAAGGAGCCGGTGTCGGCATCGGCCGTACCGCTGCACAATTGCTGCGCCTAGGGCAACCGGAGGAAGCAGCAAGTCTTGCTGCACTAGCGGTCAGACTCCAGCCGAATGACGAACGACTGTGGTCGGTTCTGGCTGAAGCGCAGCTGCGCAGTGATCAGCTCAAAGCAGCCGCCGGCTCACTGGCCAAGGCCAAAGCACTGAAACCAGGGAAAGCCGGACTCTGGTTTGCAGAAGCATCGATTGCACTGCGCGACGAGCGTCCTGATGACGCCATCTCTCTTCTCGATGAGGGTCTACGACTAGACCCCAAAAACGCAGGTGCTTACTTTGATCTCGGCAATGCCCGCGTGATGCAGTCGGACCTGAGACAAGCTCTCAAGGCTTTTGAACAGGCCACAACCATCAAACCCAGCTTCTGGGAAGCACTGAATAATCAAGCTCTGGTGCTGTTCGAAATGGGCAACACACCCGAAGCCATCAAACGCTGGCGTTCCGTGCTGTCGATCAAACGCAACCCAGAGCCGATGCTGGCTCTGGCCGCTGCGCTCAATCAACAGAATCCTGGCGACACTGAATCGCTTGAACTGGCTCGCAAAGCGCTCGCTGAAGATCCCAACTACGTGCTTCCAGGGCATCAGGAGAATCAACTCTGGGGCTCGAAACTTCGCCAGGCGACTGACGTTCTGCTGACGACACCCAGCCTGAGAGGAGTCGTCGAACGTGCTGAAGCCAATGCAGATCCCAAATCAGCTGAGTGA